In Mycobacterium gallinarum, a single window of DNA contains:
- the iolD gene encoding 3D-(3,5/4)-trihydroxycyclohexane-1,2-dione acylhydrolase (decyclizing), translating into MVSTAPKRAEKTPDTEGTVRLTVAQATIRFLANQYVERDGERTKFFAGAFGIFGHGNVAGLGQALLQDEVEACEAGREPGLKYVLGRNEQAMVHSAVAYARQKDRLQTWAVTASVGPGSTNMLTGAALATINRLPVLLLPADTFATRVSAPVLQELELPSSGDVTVNDAFKPLSRYFDRVWRPEQLPAALLGAMRVLTDPVETGAATVSIPQDVQAEAHDWPESLFAERTWHVARPLPEKSVIARAAEVIRTARKPLIVAGGGVVYSAATEALAALCEQTGIPVGMSQAGKGALSYDHPQCVGAIGSTGTTAANALATEADVVIGIGTRYSDFTSASRTAFNNPDVKFVNINVASLDAVKQGGISVVADAREAIEALGPALGDYQVSDDYRTRAAALAKEWDDTVTAAYTVEDGAALNQSQVIGLANTLSDPRDVVVCAAGSMPGDLHKLWRTRDPKGYHVEYGYSCMGYEVAGGLGVRMADETRDVFVMVGDGSYLMMATELVTAVQEGIKVIVVLVQNHGFASIGSLSEALGSQRFGTAYRYRTSDGRLDGDTLPVDLAANAASLGADVIKVGTAAEFADAVKVAKASERTTVIHVETDPLIGAPDSESWWDVPVSEVSTLTSTQEAYEKYAEWKKIQRPLIKPSD; encoded by the coding sequence GTGGTCTCCACCGCACCGAAGCGGGCCGAGAAGACGCCCGACACCGAGGGCACCGTCCGACTTACCGTGGCGCAGGCGACGATTCGCTTCCTGGCCAACCAGTACGTCGAACGCGACGGTGAGCGCACCAAGTTCTTTGCGGGCGCCTTCGGCATCTTCGGACACGGCAACGTCGCGGGCCTCGGCCAAGCACTGCTGCAGGACGAGGTCGAGGCCTGCGAAGCCGGCAGAGAACCGGGACTGAAGTACGTGCTCGGCCGTAACGAGCAGGCCATGGTGCACAGCGCCGTCGCTTATGCTCGGCAGAAGGACCGGCTGCAGACGTGGGCTGTCACCGCCAGTGTCGGACCCGGCTCGACGAACATGCTCACCGGCGCGGCCTTGGCGACCATCAACCGGCTGCCGGTTCTGCTGCTGCCTGCCGACACCTTCGCGACTCGTGTCAGCGCACCGGTGTTGCAGGAGCTGGAGCTGCCGTCGTCCGGCGATGTGACGGTCAACGACGCCTTCAAACCGCTGTCCCGCTACTTCGACCGGGTGTGGCGCCCCGAGCAACTTCCCGCCGCGCTGCTCGGCGCGATGCGCGTGCTCACCGATCCGGTCGAGACCGGCGCCGCCACGGTGTCCATCCCCCAGGACGTGCAGGCCGAAGCCCACGACTGGCCGGAATCGCTTTTCGCCGAACGGACCTGGCACGTCGCACGTCCGCTGCCCGAGAAGTCGGTCATCGCACGGGCGGCCGAGGTGATCCGTACGGCCCGCAAGCCGCTGATCGTCGCGGGCGGTGGCGTCGTATATTCCGCTGCGACCGAGGCGCTGGCCGCGTTGTGCGAGCAGACCGGCATCCCGGTGGGCATGAGCCAGGCAGGCAAGGGTGCGCTGTCGTACGACCATCCGCAATGTGTCGGCGCCATCGGATCGACCGGCACGACGGCGGCCAACGCGCTGGCCACGGAGGCGGATGTCGTCATCGGAATCGGCACGCGCTACAGCGATTTCACGTCCGCATCGCGAACCGCGTTCAACAACCCCGATGTCAAGTTCGTCAACATCAACGTGGCGTCGCTGGACGCGGTGAAACAGGGCGGAATCAGTGTGGTGGCCGACGCCCGCGAGGCCATTGAAGCACTGGGCCCGGCGCTCGGCGACTACCAGGTATCCGACGACTATCGGACTCGCGCCGCGGCACTGGCCAAGGAGTGGGACGACACCGTCACGGCCGCGTACACGGTCGAGGACGGCGCGGCGCTCAATCAGAGCCAGGTCATTGGTTTGGCCAACACGCTGAGCGACCCACGCGACGTCGTCGTCTGCGCCGCCGGCTCGATGCCGGGTGACCTGCACAAGCTCTGGCGGACAAGGGATCCGAAGGGATACCACGTCGAGTACGGCTACTCCTGCATGGGCTACGAGGTCGCGGGGGGCCTTGGGGTGCGGATGGCCGACGAAACCCGCGACGTGTTCGTCATGGTCGGCGACGGCTCCTACCTCATGATGGCCACCGAGCTGGTCACCGCAGTACAGGAGGGCATCAAGGTCATCGTCGTTCTGGTGCAGAACCACGGCTTCGCATCGATCGGATCGCTGTCGGAGGCACTGGGATCTCAGCGTTTCGGTACGGCGTACCGTTACCGCACCAGCGACGGCCGTCTCGATGGCGACACGTTGCCGGTGGATCTCGCGGCGAATGCGGCCAGCCTGGGCGCCGACGTCATCAAGGTCGGTACCGCCGCGGAGTTCGCCGACGCCGTGAAGGTGGCCAAAGCCAGCGAGCGCACCACGGTGATCCACGTCGAAACCGATCCTCTGATCGGCGCACCGGACAGCGAGTCCTGGTGGGACGTGCCGGTATCCGAGGTATCCACCCTGACTTCCACCCAGGAGGCGTACGAGAAGTACGCCGAATGGAAAAAGATCCAACGCCCCTTGATCAAGCCTAGTGACTGA
- a CDS encoding sugar phosphate isomerase/epimerase family protein, translated as MKIALDPTPFHHDYELLDFPKLVAELGYEHLQLTPHRDFIPFFNHPRADDDLVAKFRKACSDAGVGIASVLPVLRWSGPDEDAREAAVRNWKRVVQITVDLGVNVINTEFSGRPEKPEESERAFFRSMEELVPIFEREGIDVRIDPHPDDFVEDGMEALRIIRGVNSPNIGMVFVACHAFHMGGNMTEIMRAAGERLRLVHVADTMDHHRSHGLRYITNPPGNPVRVHQHLKIGDGDIDWDDFFGALADIGFYDRPDTVMVSSVFAEDEAAHDVSRYQLKTMTEYVSKFTER; from the coding sequence ATGAAAATCGCACTTGATCCCACGCCGTTCCACCACGACTACGAACTGCTCGACTTCCCGAAGCTGGTCGCGGAGTTGGGCTATGAGCACCTGCAGCTGACGCCGCACCGGGACTTCATCCCGTTCTTCAATCATCCACGCGCCGACGATGATCTGGTCGCGAAGTTTCGCAAGGCATGTAGCGATGCCGGTGTGGGTATCGCGTCGGTGCTGCCGGTGCTGCGGTGGTCGGGGCCCGACGAGGACGCCCGCGAAGCTGCAGTGCGCAATTGGAAGCGCGTCGTGCAGATCACCGTCGATCTCGGGGTCAACGTGATCAACACCGAGTTCTCCGGCCGGCCCGAGAAACCCGAGGAATCCGAGCGGGCCTTCTTCCGGTCGATGGAAGAACTCGTACCGATCTTCGAACGCGAAGGCATCGACGTCCGAATCGACCCGCACCCAGACGATTTCGTCGAAGACGGCATGGAAGCGCTCCGGATCATCCGTGGCGTCAACTCGCCGAACATTGGCATGGTCTTCGTGGCGTGCCATGCCTTCCACATGGGCGGCAACATGACGGAGATCATGCGCGCCGCCGGTGAGCGCCTGCGACTGGTGCACGTCGCCGACACGATGGACCACCACCGCAGCCACGGCCTGCGCTACATCACGAATCCACCGGGCAATCCGGTGCGGGTGCACCAGCACCTGAAAATCGGCGACGGCGACATCGACTGGGACGACTTTTTCGGCGCCCTGGCCGACATCGGCTTCTACGACCGGCCGGACACCGTGATGGTGTCGTCGGTGTTCGCCGAAGACGAGGCCGCCCACGACGTCTCCCGCTACCAACTCAAGACCATGACCGAATACGTCTCCAAATTCACGGAAAGATAA
- a CDS encoding Gfo/Idh/MocA family protein, producing MSDLRVAVLGVGVMGADHVARLTSRISGARVSVVNDYITEKAEQIAADIPGCRAIVDPLNAIADPDVDAVVLATPGPTHEKQLLACLEHGKPVLCEKPLTTDIETSLAVVKREAELGKRLIQVGFMRRFDHEYARLKALLDGGELGRALVLHCAHRNPAVPPTFDSAMVVRDSLVHEVDVTRFLFDEEIASIQIVKPAANPAAPQGLADPQIAIMRTVSGKHVDVELFVTTGVAYEVRTEVVAEKGSAMIGLDVGLVRKSAPGHWGGQITPGFRERFGQAYDTEFQRWVDAVRSGFNVDGPTAWDGYAAAAVCEAGVESLDSGLPVEVTMVDRASINGA from the coding sequence GTGTCAGACTTGCGTGTAGCCGTCCTCGGGGTCGGCGTGATGGGCGCCGATCACGTCGCCCGCCTCACCAGCAGGATTTCAGGGGCCCGCGTCTCGGTGGTCAACGACTACATCACCGAGAAGGCCGAACAGATCGCCGCAGACATCCCAGGGTGCCGTGCCATCGTCGACCCGCTCAACGCAATCGCCGACCCGGACGTCGACGCGGTCGTCCTCGCCACGCCGGGTCCGACGCACGAGAAACAACTGCTGGCCTGCCTGGAGCACGGCAAACCCGTGCTGTGCGAGAAGCCGCTGACCACCGACATCGAAACCTCGCTGGCCGTCGTGAAGCGCGAGGCCGAGCTGGGCAAGCGGTTGATTCAGGTAGGTTTCATGCGCCGCTTCGACCACGAGTACGCCCGGCTGAAGGCACTGCTGGACGGCGGGGAACTCGGCCGCGCCCTGGTGCTGCACTGTGCGCACCGCAACCCGGCAGTACCCCCGACGTTCGATAGCGCCATGGTGGTGCGTGACTCCCTCGTCCACGAGGTAGACGTCACGCGCTTCCTGTTCGACGAGGAGATCGCGTCCATCCAGATCGTCAAGCCCGCGGCGAACCCCGCTGCGCCACAGGGGCTTGCCGATCCACAGATCGCAATCATGCGCACCGTGTCCGGCAAGCACGTGGACGTCGAACTGTTCGTCACGACCGGGGTGGCCTACGAGGTGCGCACCGAGGTGGTGGCCGAAAAGGGCAGTGCCATGATCGGACTCGATGTCGGGCTGGTGCGCAAGAGTGCCCCCGGCCATTGGGGCGGCCAGATCACTCCCGGGTTCCGGGAGCGGTTCGGACAGGCCTACGACACCGAGTTTCAGCGCTGGGTCGACGCGGTGCGCTCAGGCTTCAACGTCGATGGTCCGACGGCATGGGACGGCTATGCCGCCGCCGCTGTCTGCGAGGCCGGCGTCGAGTCGCTCGACAGCGGGCTGCCCGTCGAGGTCACGATGGTCGACCGCGCCTCGATCAACGGAGCCTGA
- a CDS encoding Cgl0159 family (beta/alpha)8-fold protein — MSRSLSGALCTDYAAITELRATDPGAIARAWQNRVTRPTIRGNGRLMIVAADHPARGALAVGTRPTAMNSRTDLLDRLRAALADPGVDGVLATSDILDDLVLLGALEDKVVFSSFNRGGLAGASFELDDRMTAATAASTTAAKMNGGKMLCRIDLDDPGTVATMAACARAVDELAANGLIAMLEPFMSSRVDGKVRNDLSPDAVIKSIHIGQGIGSTSAYTWMKLPVVDEMDRVMEATTLPTLLLGGDPTDPDEAFASWEKALALPSVRGLIVGRTLLYPPDDDVASAVATAVSMVR; from the coding sequence ATGTCTAGATCACTGTCCGGCGCACTATGCACCGACTACGCGGCGATCACCGAGCTGCGTGCCACCGATCCCGGGGCGATAGCCCGCGCATGGCAGAACCGCGTCACGCGCCCGACCATCAGGGGCAACGGCCGTCTGATGATCGTGGCCGCCGACCACCCCGCCCGCGGTGCACTCGCCGTCGGCACTCGCCCGACCGCGATGAACAGCCGCACCGACCTGCTTGACCGGCTGCGCGCGGCGCTCGCCGATCCCGGCGTCGACGGCGTCCTGGCCACCTCCGACATCCTCGACGACCTGGTGTTGCTCGGCGCGCTCGAGGACAAGGTCGTGTTCTCGTCGTTCAATCGCGGCGGGCTGGCCGGCGCGTCCTTCGAACTCGACGACAGGATGACGGCCGCCACAGCGGCGTCGACCACCGCAGCGAAGATGAACGGCGGAAAGATGTTGTGCCGCATCGATCTCGATGACCCTGGCACCGTCGCGACCATGGCGGCGTGCGCACGCGCCGTTGACGAGCTGGCCGCAAACGGACTCATCGCGATGCTGGAACCGTTCATGTCGTCCCGCGTCGATGGGAAGGTCCGCAACGACCTGTCCCCCGACGCAGTGATCAAGTCGATTCACATCGGCCAGGGCATCGGCTCGACGTCGGCCTACACGTGGATGAAGCTCCCGGTCGTTGACGAGATGGACCGCGTGATGGAGGCGACGACGCTGCCCACACTGCTGCTGGGCGGCGACCCGACCGATCCCGACGAAGCATTCGCGAGTTGGGAGAAGGCACTGGCGCTACCGTCGGTGCGGGGGCTCATCGTCGGACGAACGCTGCTCTATCCACCGGACGACGACGTGGCCTCCGCCGTCGCGACCGCCGTATCGATGGTGAGGTGA
- a CDS encoding CoA-acylating methylmalonate-semialdehyde dehydrogenase — MSKTISHWMNNEAFAGASTATAPVTNPATGTVTGEVALATIEDARTVIDAAAEAFPAWRDTSLAKRTQILFNFRELLNARKGELAKIITSEHGKVVSDALGEVSRGQEVVEFACGIPHLLKGGFTENASTKVDVFSIRQPLGVVGVISPFNFPAMVPMWFFPIAIATGNTVVLKPSEKDPSASLWIAELWAEAGLPPGVFNVLQGDKTAVDELLTNPKVKSVSFVGSTPIAKYVYATGTAHDKRVQALGGAKNHAVILPDADLDLAADAMVNAGFGSAGERCMAISACVAVGPIADDLVAKIAERAAGIKTGDGTKDSDMGPLVTKAHRDKVASYIDAGEADGAKIVVDGRNVKADGGQDGFWLGPTLIDNVTPEMSVYTDEIFGPVLSVIRVESYDDAMDLVNSNPYGNGTAIFTNDGGAARRFQNEVQVGMVGINVPIPVPMAYYSFGGWKASLFGDSHAHGMDGVQFFTRQKAITSRWLDPSHGGIELGFPQNQ, encoded by the coding sequence ATGAGCAAGACCATCAGCCACTGGATGAACAACGAGGCCTTCGCAGGCGCAAGCACCGCCACCGCCCCGGTGACCAATCCGGCCACCGGAACCGTCACCGGCGAGGTGGCGCTGGCCACCATCGAAGATGCGCGCACGGTGATCGACGCTGCGGCCGAGGCATTCCCCGCCTGGCGCGATACCTCGCTGGCCAAGCGCACGCAGATCCTGTTCAACTTCCGCGAGCTGCTCAACGCGCGCAAGGGTGAGCTGGCGAAGATCATCACCAGCGAGCACGGCAAGGTCGTCTCCGATGCGCTCGGCGAGGTCAGCCGGGGCCAGGAAGTCGTCGAGTTCGCCTGCGGTATACCGCATCTACTCAAGGGCGGTTTCACCGAGAACGCGTCGACCAAGGTCGACGTCTTCTCCATCCGCCAGCCGCTGGGTGTCGTGGGTGTGATCAGCCCGTTCAACTTCCCCGCCATGGTGCCGATGTGGTTCTTCCCCATCGCGATCGCGACGGGCAACACTGTCGTGCTCAAGCCGTCGGAGAAGGACCCGAGCGCGTCGCTGTGGATTGCCGAACTGTGGGCCGAAGCCGGTCTGCCGCCGGGTGTGTTCAACGTACTGCAGGGCGACAAGACAGCGGTCGACGAGCTACTGACCAATCCGAAGGTCAAGTCGGTGTCGTTCGTGGGCTCCACGCCGATCGCGAAATACGTCTACGCCACCGGCACCGCACACGACAAGCGTGTGCAGGCCCTCGGCGGCGCGAAGAACCACGCCGTCATCCTGCCGGACGCAGATCTGGATCTGGCGGCCGACGCGATGGTCAACGCGGGCTTCGGTTCGGCAGGCGAACGCTGTATGGCGATCTCCGCGTGCGTCGCCGTCGGACCGATCGCCGACGACCTCGTCGCCAAGATCGCCGAGCGCGCGGCAGGCATCAAGACCGGGGACGGCACAAAGGATTCCGATATGGGACCGTTGGTCACCAAGGCCCACCGCGACAAGGTGGCGTCCTACATCGACGCCGGCGAGGCCGATGGCGCGAAGATCGTCGTCGACGGCCGCAACGTCAAGGCCGACGGTGGACAGGACGGGTTCTGGCTGGGCCCTACCCTGATCGACAACGTCACCCCCGAGATGAGCGTCTACACCGACGAGATCTTCGGCCCGGTGCTGTCGGTGATCCGCGTCGAGAGCTACGACGACGCAATGGACCTGGTGAACTCCAACCCGTATGGCAACGGCACGGCGATCTTCACCAACGACGGCGGGGCCGCGCGGCGCTTCCAGAACGAGGTCCAGGTCGGGATGGTCGGCATCAACGTGCCGATCCCGGTGCCGATGGCGTATTACAGCTTTGGCGGATGGAAGGCGTCGCTGTTCGGCGACAGCCACGCGCACGGGATGGACGGTGTGCAGTTCTTCACCCGGCAGAAGGCGATCACCAGCCGCTGGCTCGACCCCAGCCACGGCGGCATCGAGTTGGGCTTTCCCCAGAACCAGTAG
- a CDS encoding TIM barrel protein, whose translation MAEFELAVCSEMVFTELPILERVRRIHEMGFAVEIWSWHDKDLDALAATGARFTSMTGYLHGDLIDPASAEEVVRTAELSIKAAETLGVPRLNLHTAELDGEGNAVRPRQRAIGEMWLTALRTLERIGDLGAEAGVQFCVENLNTIVDHPGIPLARAKDTLALIAGVAHPNVKMMLDLYHAQIGEGNLIELIRRCGDAIGEIQVADVPGRCEPGTGEINYPAIAKALREVGFTGTIGMEAWASVDSIEGSEAALEAFRAAFS comes from the coding sequence ATGGCAGAGTTTGAGCTTGCGGTCTGTTCGGAGATGGTCTTCACGGAGCTACCGATCCTCGAACGGGTGCGCCGAATCCACGAGATGGGCTTCGCCGTCGAGATCTGGAGCTGGCACGACAAAGACCTCGATGCGCTCGCGGCCACCGGCGCCCGCTTCACCTCGATGACGGGTTACCTGCACGGCGATCTGATCGATCCCGCCAGCGCCGAAGAGGTGGTCCGCACCGCGGAGCTCTCTATCAAAGCCGCTGAGACACTGGGTGTTCCGCGACTCAACCTGCATACCGCCGAGCTCGACGGCGAAGGAAACGCCGTGCGACCGCGGCAGCGCGCGATCGGCGAGATGTGGCTGACCGCGCTGCGCACCCTCGAGCGCATCGGTGATCTCGGAGCCGAGGCCGGCGTGCAGTTCTGCGTCGAGAACCTCAACACGATCGTCGATCATCCCGGCATCCCGCTGGCCCGCGCCAAGGACACGTTGGCCCTGATCGCGGGCGTGGCACATCCGAACGTGAAGATGATGCTCGACCTGTACCACGCCCAGATCGGCGAGGGCAATCTCATCGAGCTGATCCGTCGTTGCGGCGATGCGATCGGCGAGATCCAGGTGGCCGACGTCCCCGGACGCTGCGAGCCCGGAACCGGTGAGATCAACTACCCCGCTATCGCAAAGGCGCTGCGCGAGGTCGGCTTCACCGGCACCATCGGCATGGAGGCGTGGGCATCCGTCGACAGCATCGAAGGCAGTGAAGCGGCACTGGAAGCCTTTCGGGCCGCGTTCTCGTGA
- the iolB gene encoding 5-deoxy-glucuronate isomerase — protein sequence MHSKLYIPARSATPPFTVDITPESAGWSESSLQVLEIGGHWASDRAELTTGDTEVMILPLAGGGAVECNGEVFELAPRASVFDGPSDMVYIGIDQTYVIAGEGRFAICGARAKTSFPNRRVAAADVSVELRGTGNCSRQVHNFGTAGVFEADSLIACEVITPGGNWSSYPAHKHDETTPTETELEEIYYFEFSPGPSIEGTASRGFGYHRVYGTPDRPIEVLEEVRTGDVVLVPHGYHGPSVAAPGYHMYYLNVMAGPGAERAWKIVDDPEHAWLRGTWEDQAVDPRLPLHKTGA from the coding sequence ATGCACAGCAAGCTCTACATTCCGGCGCGCAGCGCGACGCCGCCGTTCACGGTCGACATCACGCCGGAGTCCGCCGGTTGGTCCGAATCCTCCCTACAGGTCTTGGAAATAGGTGGGCACTGGGCATCTGACCGTGCCGAACTGACCACCGGTGACACCGAGGTGATGATTCTGCCGCTGGCGGGCGGCGGCGCCGTCGAGTGCAACGGTGAGGTATTCGAGCTGGCGCCTCGGGCGTCGGTGTTCGACGGGCCGTCCGACATGGTCTACATCGGCATCGACCAGACGTATGTCATCGCCGGTGAAGGCCGGTTCGCGATCTGCGGCGCCCGGGCCAAGACGTCGTTTCCCAACCGCCGCGTCGCCGCCGCCGATGTGTCGGTCGAACTGCGCGGCACCGGCAACTGCAGCCGCCAGGTCCACAACTTCGGCACCGCAGGGGTTTTCGAGGCAGATTCGCTGATCGCGTGTGAGGTCATCACTCCCGGCGGCAACTGGTCGAGTTATCCCGCGCACAAGCACGACGAAACCACGCCCACCGAAACCGAACTCGAGGAGATCTACTACTTCGAGTTTTCGCCAGGCCCTTCCATAGAAGGCACAGCTTCACGCGGATTCGGCTACCACCGCGTGTACGGGACACCGGACCGTCCGATCGAGGTACTCGAAGAGGTGCGGACCGGCGATGTGGTGCTGGTGCCCCACGGATATCACGGACCGTCGGTCGCGGCGCCGGGGTACCACATGTACTACCTGAACGTCATGGCCGGACCCGGCGCCGAACGTGCCTGGAAGATCGTCGATGACCCGGAGCACGCCTGGCTCCGCGGCACCTGGGAAGACCAGGCCGTAGATCCCCGTCTCCCGCTACACAAGACAGGAGCCTAG
- a CDS encoding sugar phosphate isomerase/epimerase family protein translates to MSTILVGSAPDSWGVWFPDDPGQTPYTRFLDEVAESGYQWIELGPYGYLPTDPKQLSDELAKRSLKLSAGTVFEHLHQDDSWNAVWRQIEDVARLTAAVGGKHVVVIPEMWRDPSTGAVLEDRNLTTEQWRKKTEGMNELGRAMFEKYGVRAQYHPHADSHVDTEENVYRFLDGTDGEFVNLCLDTGHISYCGGDNIAIIRRAPERIGYLHLKQVDPEVRAKVEAEDLPFGEAVKLGAMIEPPLGIPEMPPLLAEIEKLGIDVFAIVEQDMYPCEVDAPLPIAQRTRSYLGSCGVPTVQFS, encoded by the coding sequence TTGAGCACCATACTTGTTGGATCGGCACCCGACTCGTGGGGCGTATGGTTCCCCGACGATCCAGGCCAGACGCCGTACACCCGATTTCTCGACGAGGTCGCCGAGTCCGGCTACCAGTGGATCGAACTGGGACCCTACGGATACCTGCCGACCGACCCGAAGCAGTTGTCGGACGAGTTGGCCAAGCGCAGCCTCAAGCTGTCGGCGGGCACCGTCTTCGAGCATCTGCACCAGGACGATTCGTGGAATGCAGTGTGGAGGCAGATCGAGGACGTCGCGCGGCTGACCGCAGCAGTCGGCGGTAAGCACGTCGTCGTCATTCCGGAGATGTGGCGCGACCCGTCGACAGGGGCTGTCCTCGAGGACCGCAACCTCACGACCGAACAGTGGCGCAAGAAGACCGAGGGCATGAACGAACTCGGTAGGGCGATGTTCGAGAAGTACGGCGTTCGTGCCCAATACCACCCGCACGCGGACAGCCACGTCGATACCGAGGAGAACGTCTACCGCTTCCTCGACGGCACCGACGGCGAGTTCGTCAACCTCTGCCTGGACACCGGCCACATCAGCTACTGCGGCGGCGACAACATCGCGATCATCCGACGTGCCCCGGAGCGCATCGGTTACCTGCACCTCAAGCAGGTCGACCCCGAGGTGCGCGCGAAGGTGGAGGCCGAGGACCTTCCGTTCGGCGAGGCCGTCAAGCTCGGCGCGATGATCGAACCACCACTTGGCATTCCGGAGATGCCGCCGCTGCTGGCCGAGATCGAGAAGCTCGGCATCGACGTGTTCGCGATCGTCGAGCAGGACATGTACCCCTGCGAGGTCGACGCACCCCTGCCCATAGCCCAGCGCACCCGGTCCTATCTGGGTTCGTGCGGCGTCCCGACCGTTCAATTCAGCTAG
- the iolC gene encoding 5-dehydro-2-deoxygluconokinase: MTTTQPHDVLAIGRCGVDVYPLQIGVGLQDVETFGKFLGGSAANVAVAAARLGNRSALISGVGADPFGKFVSNELARLGVDNRHVVTNDEYPTPVTFCEIFPPDDFPLYFYRRPKAPDLQISADDIDTEAVHSARLYWSTVTGLSEEPSRSAHFAAWSARDERSREEDQHRDRAPLTVLDLDYRPMFWDSPAAATEQVQRALQHVTVAVGNREECQIAVGESNPHKAADALLDLGVELAIVKQGPRGVLGKTKRSSVTVPPNEVDVVNGLGAGDAFGGSLCHGLLHGWSLEKTLRYANAAGAIVASRLECSTAMPTAAEVAELAERTAAEAVNV; the protein is encoded by the coding sequence TTGACGACTACACAGCCACATGACGTACTCGCCATCGGGCGCTGCGGCGTCGATGTTTATCCGCTGCAGATCGGGGTGGGCCTGCAGGATGTCGAGACTTTCGGCAAGTTCCTCGGCGGCAGCGCCGCCAACGTCGCGGTGGCCGCGGCACGCCTCGGTAACCGCTCGGCCCTGATCTCCGGTGTGGGCGCCGACCCGTTCGGAAAGTTCGTCAGCAACGAATTGGCCCGCCTCGGCGTCGACAACCGCCACGTGGTGACCAACGACGAATACCCGACGCCCGTTACCTTCTGCGAAATTTTCCCACCCGACGACTTCCCCCTGTACTTCTACCGTCGCCCCAAGGCACCGGACCTGCAGATCAGTGCTGATGACATCGATACCGAGGCCGTACACTCGGCGCGGCTCTACTGGTCGACCGTGACCGGGCTGTCCGAAGAGCCGAGCCGCAGTGCGCATTTCGCGGCATGGTCGGCTCGCGACGAGCGCTCGCGCGAAGAGGATCAGCACCGCGACCGGGCGCCGCTCACAGTCCTCGACCTCGACTACCGCCCGATGTTCTGGGACTCCCCCGCCGCCGCCACCGAACAGGTCCAGCGGGCCCTGCAGCATGTCACCGTCGCGGTGGGCAACCGCGAGGAGTGCCAGATCGCCGTCGGTGAATCCAACCCGCACAAGGCCGCCGATGCGCTACTGGACCTCGGCGTCGAGCTGGCGATCGTGAAGCAGGGGCCGCGCGGCGTCCTTGGCAAGACCAAGCGCAGCTCGGTGACGGTGCCACCCAACGAGGTCGACGTCGTCAACGGCCTCGGCGCCGGGGATGCGTTCGGCGGCAGCCTGTGTCACGGCCTGCTGCACGGCTGGTCGCTGGAGAAGACCCTGCGCTACGCCAACGCCGCGGGTGCCATCGTCGCCTCCCGGCTGGAGTGCTCGACCGCGATGCCGACCGCCGCCGAGGTGGCCGAGCTCGCCGAACGTACAGCGGCGGAGGCCGTCAATGTCTAG
- a CDS encoding GntR family transcriptional regulator encodes MSLTVELDRSSPVPLYYQLAQAIEAAIRDGELAPGDRFENELALAKRLTLSRPTTRRAIQELVDKGLLVRKRGVGTQVVQNPVHRRVELTSLFDDLARAGQEPTTQLLEYSVGKPDEEIARELSISEDREVVTIHRLRCANGEPLAVMINHLPVEIAPEADELETVGLYQSLRSRGVHIRLARQRIGAKGATRTEARLLGEKLNAPLLTMARTAFDDSGTAVEFGTHCYRASRYYFDTTLVDR; translated from the coding sequence GTGTCCCTGACAGTGGAGCTCGACAGGTCAAGCCCTGTTCCTCTCTACTATCAGCTCGCTCAGGCCATCGAGGCGGCGATACGCGATGGCGAACTCGCGCCCGGTGACCGTTTCGAGAATGAGCTGGCGTTGGCGAAGAGATTGACGCTTTCGCGGCCTACGACGAGGCGTGCGATCCAGGAGCTCGTCGACAAGGGACTGCTGGTTCGCAAGCGCGGTGTTGGCACGCAGGTCGTACAGAATCCGGTTCACCGGCGCGTCGAGCTGACAAGCCTTTTCGACGACCTCGCCCGCGCCGGCCAGGAACCGACAACTCAGTTGCTCGAGTACTCCGTTGGCAAGCCCGACGAGGAGATCGCGCGCGAGCTCAGCATCTCCGAGGACCGCGAGGTCGTCACCATCCACCGACTGCGATGTGCCAACGGCGAACCGCTCGCGGTGATGATCAACCACCTTCCGGTCGAGATCGCGCCCGAAGCGGACGAGCTCGAGACCGTCGGCCTGTATCAGTCGCTGCGTTCGCGCGGCGTGCACATCCGCCTGGCGCGTCAGCGCATCGGGGCAAAGGGTGCCACGCGCACCGAGGCTCGCCTGCTCGGGGAGAAACTCAACGCTCCCCTTCTGACCATGGCGCGGACCGCGTTCGACGACTCGGGCACTGCGGTCGAGTTCGGTACACACTGCTACCGCGCGTCGCGGTACTACTTCGACACGACCTTGGTCGACCGCTAG